The Acinetobacter pittii genome contains a region encoding:
- a CDS encoding choline transporter, giving the protein MATDNPRAVDDLTLSKSKKDPLNRVVFYFSAVLILIFSLVTFLFNDFANRVMNAVLQWVTSTFGWYYLLAATLYMAFVIFIACSRYGSIKLGPKHSKPEFSLLSWSAMLFSAGIGIDLMFFSVAEPLSHYMQPPVGAGQTYEAARQSMVWTLFHYGLTGWCMYALIGMSLGYFSYRYNLPLTIRSALYPIFGNRINGAIGHSVDTAAVIGTIFGIATTCGIGVVQLNYGLHVLLGLPENIWMQFILIAVAVGISVISVTSGVNKGLRILSEINIYVSVGLLLFILFLGNTEFLLNALVQNIGDYLTRFPALALQSFAFEQPKEWMSSWTFFFWAWWIAWSPFVGLFLARISRGRTIREFVCGTLIIPLLFTLTWLSIFGNSALHSVIFEGNQTLAATVLANPAHGFYDLLAQYPGFTFIASIATVTGLLFYVTSADSGALVLGNFTTKLTNIDNDAPRWLSVFWAIAIGLLTLAMLMTNGITALQNATIIMGLPFSFVMFLVMAGLYKSLRLEDYRHASLSMNAAPVVGNVDILNWKQRLTRVMHHPGTTETQRMLDTVCLPAVQAVADELIKQGMNVDVQQTPLEDEDTLYHLDLTIHLEEEQNFVYQIWPVRYSAPNFSQRVKRGKQFYFRLETYLYDGSQDNDLVGYSKEQVINDILDKYERHMTFLHINRISPGNRPLFPDPQA; this is encoded by the coding sequence ATGGCAACAGATAATCCAAGAGCAGTTGATGATTTAACATTATCTAAATCTAAAAAAGACCCGCTCAACCGTGTGGTTTTTTATTTTTCAGCTGTACTTATTTTAATTTTTTCTCTCGTCACATTTTTGTTCAACGATTTTGCAAATCGAGTCATGAATGCTGTGCTTCAGTGGGTAACTTCAACTTTTGGTTGGTATTATCTGCTGGCTGCAACACTATATATGGCCTTCGTGATTTTTATTGCCTGCTCAAGATATGGCAGTATCAAATTAGGCCCTAAGCATTCAAAGCCTGAGTTTAGTTTACTCAGTTGGTCTGCCATGCTGTTCTCGGCGGGTATTGGTATCGACCTCATGTTCTTCTCGGTCGCTGAACCACTATCTCATTACATGCAACCTCCAGTCGGAGCAGGGCAAACCTATGAAGCAGCACGCCAAAGTATGGTTTGGACCTTATTCCACTATGGTTTAACTGGCTGGTGTATGTATGCCTTGATTGGTATGTCATTGGGATACTTTAGCTATCGTTATAATTTGCCACTTACCATTCGTTCTGCACTTTACCCAATTTTCGGGAACAGAATTAATGGGGCAATTGGGCATAGTGTTGATACGGCTGCTGTCATCGGGACAATTTTTGGTATTGCGACGACCTGCGGGATTGGAGTAGTACAGCTGAATTATGGCCTACATGTGTTATTGGGGTTACCAGAAAATATCTGGATGCAATTTATCCTGATTGCTGTTGCAGTGGGTATTAGCGTTATTTCGGTGACATCTGGGGTCAATAAAGGCCTGCGGATTTTATCTGAAATCAATATTTATGTTTCAGTCGGGTTATTGCTGTTTATTTTATTCTTGGGAAATACCGAGTTTTTACTCAACGCCCTTGTCCAAAATATTGGTGACTATTTAACCCGTTTCCCTGCTTTAGCATTACAAAGTTTTGCTTTTGAACAGCCTAAAGAATGGATGAGTAGTTGGACTTTCTTCTTCTGGGCGTGGTGGATTGCTTGGTCTCCATTTGTAGGACTCTTTTTAGCACGTATCTCAAGAGGGCGTACCATTCGTGAGTTTGTATGCGGTACCTTAATTATTCCTCTTCTATTTACACTCACGTGGTTATCTATTTTTGGTAATAGTGCACTGCACAGCGTTATTTTTGAAGGCAACCAAACCTTAGCAGCGACTGTGTTGGCAAATCCGGCTCATGGTTTTTATGACCTGTTAGCACAATATCCGGGCTTTACCTTTATCGCTTCAATTGCCACCGTAACAGGGCTTTTGTTCTACGTGACTTCTGCCGATTCGGGAGCGCTAGTTTTAGGTAACTTCACCACTAAACTCACTAATATTGATAATGATGCTCCACGTTGGTTAAGCGTGTTTTGGGCAATAGCAATTGGTTTGCTCACGCTCGCCATGCTCATGACCAACGGCATTACTGCCTTGCAAAACGCAACTATTATTATGGGATTGCCGTTTAGTTTTGTGATGTTCCTTGTGATGGCAGGGCTTTATAAGTCGCTCAGACTTGAAGATTACAGGCATGCTAGTCTCAGTATGAATGCAGCGCCAGTGGTAGGGAATGTGGATATTCTGAACTGGAAACAGCGTTTAACTCGAGTCATGCATCATCCGGGAACCACTGAAACACAGCGCATGCTAGATACAGTGTGTTTGCCGGCTGTTCAAGCTGTTGCTGATGAGTTGATTAAGCAGGGTATGAATGTGGACGTGCAGCAAACCCCGCTTGAAGATGAAGATACGCTTTACCATCTAGATCTGACTATCCATTTGGAAGAAGAGCAAAACTTTGTTTATCAGATCTGGCCTGTACGCTATAGCGCGCCGAACTTCAGTCAGCGTGTAAAACGTGGCAAACAGTTCTATTTCCGACTTGAAACCTATCTTTATGATGGCTCTCAAGATAACGATCTGGTTGGCTACAGTAAAGAACAGGTGATTAATGATATTTTAGATAAATATGAAAGACATATGACATTCTTACATATTAATCGTATTAGCCCGGGTAACCGTCCATTGTTCCCAGATCCACAAGCTTAA
- a CDS encoding BCCT family transporter — translation MVLKSDGYSSDHIRLNRFVFWSSAISIGIFGLLFVLFPEKSQFWLTYVQEQVNHFFGWYYMLVIVLCLGFVAWLAFSKVGQIPLGKDDDKPEFTYLAWTSMLFSAGIGIALLYYGVAEPVDHFLRPPEGEAGTIQAARNAMTYSFLHWGIHGWVLYALLGVTLGYFAFRQNLPLALRSALYPIFGERVHGLVGDFVDGFGILATVISLVTNLGIGALVLVSGICYLLPQIPDNSATLITAVLIMMFVATITTVVGIEKGLAWLSRINLRLLYALLLFVFLTGPTNHLLNGLVQNTGDYLNNFIGKSFDMYLYNQKASGWLGSWTVFYWAWWIAWAPFVGMFIARISKGRTIREVVLGVCLIPLGFTLAWISVFGNTAIYLILQQKQKVLGDMVLTDPALSLFKLLEYLPFNPYVAGIVVVICFVLFLTPVGSGTLMIANLSSKGGTNDSDSPIWLRVFWSVVITIVSIGLLLAGSFNSMQSAVVLCGLPFSVIILLYMFGLAKALKQDDFDPQLVKKQLAVSKDISVPSNCDQNKVTEVL, via the coding sequence ATGGTGTTGAAAAGTGATGGATATTCTTCAGACCATATTCGGTTAAATCGTTTCGTATTTTGGAGTTCAGCCATCAGTATTGGCATTTTTGGCCTACTTTTTGTGCTGTTTCCAGAAAAAAGTCAGTTTTGGTTGACCTATGTACAAGAGCAAGTAAATCACTTTTTCGGGTGGTATTACATGCTAGTTATTGTGCTCTGTCTGGGCTTTGTCGCTTGGCTCGCTTTTTCAAAAGTAGGGCAGATTCCTTTAGGTAAAGATGACGATAAGCCTGAGTTCACTTATCTGGCTTGGACTTCAATGTTGTTCTCAGCAGGGATTGGCATTGCACTACTTTATTATGGTGTGGCCGAACCTGTTGACCATTTTTTAAGACCGCCAGAAGGCGAGGCAGGAACGATTCAGGCAGCCCGTAATGCGATGACTTATAGCTTTTTGCATTGGGGTATTCATGGCTGGGTACTTTATGCATTGCTTGGAGTCACTTTAGGTTACTTTGCTTTTAGACAAAACTTGCCATTAGCACTGCGTTCAGCGCTTTATCCAATTTTTGGAGAGCGAGTGCATGGCTTGGTAGGTGATTTTGTCGATGGCTTTGGAATTTTAGCGACGGTCATTTCTTTGGTGACCAACTTAGGTATTGGTGCTTTGGTATTGGTTTCAGGCATTTGTTATTTACTGCCGCAAATTCCAGATAACTCTGCAACCTTAATTACTGCCGTGCTCATCATGATGTTCGTTGCCACGATTACGACAGTGGTGGGTATTGAAAAAGGCTTGGCATGGTTGTCGCGTATTAATTTACGTTTGCTGTATGCATTACTTTTATTTGTATTTTTAACAGGTCCGACCAATCATTTATTAAATGGTCTTGTACAAAATACGGGCGATTATCTCAATAATTTTATTGGTAAAAGTTTTGATATGTATTTGTACAATCAAAAAGCCAGTGGCTGGTTGGGTTCGTGGACTGTATTTTATTGGGCATGGTGGATTGCTTGGGCGCCTTTTGTCGGCATGTTTATTGCCCGCATTTCAAAAGGACGTACCATTCGTGAAGTAGTATTAGGTGTATGCTTGATTCCACTAGGCTTTACACTGGCTTGGATTTCAGTTTTTGGAAACACTGCAATTTATTTAATCTTGCAGCAAAAACAGAAAGTATTAGGTGATATGGTCTTAACTGATCCAGCATTATCTTTATTTAAATTACTCGAATATCTGCCGTTTAATCCGTACGTTGCGGGTATTGTTGTTGTAATTTGTTTCGTTTTATTTTTGACACCAGTTGGCTCTGGTACACTAATGATCGCTAATTTGTCCTCAAAAGGGGGCACCAATGATAGTGATTCACCGATCTGGTTACGCGTCTTTTGGTCTGTGGTAATTACCATTGTAAGTATTGGCTTACTTTTAGCCGGTAGTTTTAACTCCATGCAAAGTGCTGTGGTGTTATGTGGTTTACCATTTTCAGTCATTATTTTGCTTTATATGTTTGGTTTAGCTAAAGCATTAAAGCAAGATGATTTTGACCCTCAATTAGTGAAAAAACAGTTAGCTGTTTCAAAAGACATTTCAGTCCCATCGAATTGTGACCAGAATAAAGTGACCGAGGTTTTATAA
- the betI gene encoding transcriptional regulator BetI, translating into MTKRRVKPEHVRREEIMNAALDVIYEVGLSNTTIAQIAKKAELSTGIVSHYFGDKQGLINTCMQEMLNVLRRKTEQYRAEADSHPESQIKAIIDSNFDISQVNEKAMRVWLDFWSASMHVPDLSRLQKINDQRLYSNLKFYFLKLMDEQQASVAARGLAALIDGLWLRGSLSRHNEFDSNLARSIAYDYVQTQLQFANKPLQERQNE; encoded by the coding sequence ATGACAAAACGCAGAGTAAAACCAGAACATGTGCGACGTGAAGAAATCATGAACGCTGCACTCGACGTAATTTATGAAGTGGGGTTATCCAATACCACCATTGCACAAATTGCAAAAAAAGCCGAGCTGTCGACCGGCATTGTTAGCCATTATTTTGGCGACAAACAAGGGTTGATAAATACCTGCATGCAAGAAATGTTAAATGTTCTGCGTCGTAAAACCGAACAGTACAGAGCAGAAGCAGATTCGCATCCAGAGAGCCAGATTAAGGCCATTATCGACTCTAACTTTGACATTAGTCAGGTCAATGAAAAAGCAATGCGGGTCTGGTTGGACTTTTGGTCAGCAAGTATGCATGTACCAGACTTAAGCCGCTTACAAAAGATTAATGATCAACGCCTGTACTCCAACTTGAAATTTTATTTTCTTAAGTTAATGGATGAACAACAGGCCAGTGTTGCCGCTAGAGGTTTGGCAGCATTGATTGATGGATTATGGTTACGAGGCAGTTTAAGCCGTCATAACGAATTTGACAGCAACCTTGCTCGTTCCATTGCTTACGATTATGTACAAACGCAATTGCAATTTGCGAACAAGCCTTTGCAGGAGAGACAAAATGAGTGA
- the betA gene encoding choline dehydrogenase produces the protein MNIKEYDYIIIGAGSAGNVLAARLTEDKDTTVLLLEAGGPDYRLDFRTQMPAALAYPLQGRRYNWAYLTDPEPHMNNRRMECGRGKGLGGSSLINGMCYIRGNAMDLEQWATHKGLENWSYADCLPYYKKAETRDIGENDYHGGNGPVSVATPKNGNNVLFHAMVEAGVQAGYPRTDDLNGYQQEGFGPMDRTVTPKGRRSSTARGYLDMAKGRPNLTILTHATTNKILFNQKQAIGVEYIIGADQNNLQRALVKREVLLCAGAIASPQILQRSGVGQSTFLKSMDIDVVHDLPGVGENLQDHLEMYLQYKCKQPVSLYPALKWYNQPAIGAEWLFNGTGIGASNQFEAGGFIRSSDEFKWPNIQYHFLPVAINYNGSNAVKEHGFQAHVGSMRSPSRGRIKLKSKDPFEHPSILFNYMSTEQDWREFRDAIRITREIMQQPALDPYRGEEISPGKHLQSDAELDDFVRNHAETAYHPSCSCKMGEDEMAVVDGQGRVHGMHGLRVVDASIMPLIITGNLNATTIMIAEKIADQIRGREALPRSTAPFYVAS, from the coding sequence ATGAATATTAAAGAATATGATTACATTATTATTGGCGCAGGATCTGCCGGAAATGTACTCGCTGCGCGTCTTACTGAAGACAAAGATACCACCGTTTTATTATTAGAAGCGGGTGGACCAGATTATCGCTTGGATTTCCGTACACAAATGCCGGCAGCTTTGGCCTACCCTCTTCAAGGTCGTCGCTATAACTGGGCTTATTTAACTGACCCAGAGCCACACATGAACAACCGTCGTATGGAATGTGGTCGTGGTAAAGGCTTAGGTGGCTCATCTTTAATTAATGGTATGTGCTATATCCGCGGTAACGCAATGGATTTAGAACAATGGGCAACCCATAAAGGCCTTGAAAACTGGTCTTATGCCGACTGTTTGCCTTACTACAAAAAAGCCGAAACTCGTGATATTGGTGAAAATGACTACCATGGCGGCAATGGTCCTGTGTCCGTTGCTACTCCTAAAAATGGCAACAATGTGTTGTTCCATGCCATGGTTGAAGCTGGTGTACAAGCAGGTTACCCACGTACTGATGACTTAAACGGTTACCAACAAGAAGGCTTTGGTCCAATGGACCGCACGGTTACACCTAAAGGTCGTCGCTCAAGCACTGCACGTGGTTATTTGGATATGGCAAAAGGTCGTCCAAACCTGACCATTCTGACTCACGCCACAACCAATAAAATCTTGTTTAATCAAAAGCAAGCCATTGGTGTTGAATACATTATTGGTGCTGACCAAAACAACTTGCAACGTGCATTGGTTAAACGCGAAGTCTTGTTATGCGCAGGCGCAATTGCGTCACCACAAATTTTACAGCGTTCAGGTGTGGGTCAAAGTACCTTCTTAAAATCAATGGACATTGATGTGGTTCATGATTTGCCAGGTGTAGGTGAAAACCTGCAAGACCACTTGGAAATGTATTTACAGTATAAATGTAAGCAACCCGTTTCTTTATACCCTGCCTTGAAATGGTATAACCAACCTGCAATTGGTGCTGAGTGGTTGTTTAACGGTACGGGTATTGGCGCAAGCAACCAGTTTGAAGCAGGCGGATTTATCCGTAGTTCGGATGAGTTCAAATGGCCAAATATCCAGTACCATTTCTTGCCGGTTGCCATTAACTACAACGGTAGTAATGCAGTAAAAGAACATGGCTTCCAAGCTCACGTTGGTTCAATGCGTTCGCCTTCACGCGGTCGTATCAAACTTAAATCAAAAGATCCATTTGAGCATCCAAGTATCTTGTTTAACTACATGTCGACTGAGCAAGACTGGCGTGAGTTCCGTGATGCAATTCGTATCACTCGTGAAATCATGCAGCAACCTGCACTTGACCCTTATCGTGGTGAAGAAATTAGCCCAGGTAAACATCTACAATCTGACGCAGAGCTTGACGACTTTGTTCGTAACCATGCAGAAACCGCTTACCATCCGTCTTGTAGCTGTAAGATGGGCGAAGATGAAATGGCTGTTGTAGATGGTCAAGGTCGCGTACACGGTATGCATGGTTTACGTGTTGTCGATGCCTCTATCATGCCGCTCATTATTACCGGTAACTTAAACGCAACCACCATTATGATTGCCGAGAAAATTGCAGACCAGATTCGTGGACGTGAAGCGTTACCACGTTCAACTGCACCGTTCTATGTAGCATCATAA
- a CDS encoding MarC family protein produces MASPYLHSFALFFSLLNPFLMSIYMIGLIRHSEAKVFNKALIQGSVIAFVVFMLFAWGGETIFSKYLNVRFEAFQIFGGLIFLVIGYRYVFQGADTIGEMRGAPEHLAGTIAMPFMIGPGTISAAVVTGIEMSIGEAALVIAFTLFLTCSILILMKFSHDHLRYKHAKHIDRYFDIVGRLSALLIGTIAIDMIINGVTGVINKV; encoded by the coding sequence ATGGCTTCTCCTTATCTACATTCTTTTGCTTTATTTTTCTCATTGCTCAATCCATTCTTAATGAGCATTTATATGATTGGCCTGATTCGCCATTCAGAAGCAAAGGTGTTTAATAAAGCACTGATTCAGGGAAGTGTAATTGCTTTTGTCGTGTTTATGCTATTTGCATGGGGCGGCGAAACAATTTTTAGTAAATATCTGAATGTACGTTTTGAAGCCTTTCAGATTTTTGGAGGCCTTATCTTTTTGGTGATTGGCTACCGCTATGTGTTTCAGGGGGCCGATACCATTGGAGAAATGCGTGGTGCTCCAGAACATCTGGCTGGCACCATTGCCATGCCGTTTATGATCGGTCCAGGGACTATTAGCGCTGCGGTAGTCACAGGGATTGAAATGTCAATCGGTGAGGCAGCCCTAGTGATTGCCTTCACTTTATTTTTAACTTGCAGTATTTTGATTTTGATGAAATTTTCACATGATCATTTACGCTATAAACATGCCAAGCATATCGACCGCTATTTTGATATTGTTGGGCGTTTATCTGCTTTATTAATCGGTACGATCGCCATTGATATGATTATTAATGGTGTGACAGGCGTCATCAATAAAGTATAG
- the mqo gene encoding malate dehydrogenase (quinone), with product MKKFLKYLLVLIILILIAGIVFLFRPTASKQVETAKDEPVVDAVLVGGGIMSATLGTYFTELEPNWQIRMFERLDQVAQESSNGFNNAGTGHSGFMEMNYTEEKNGKMEIAKAEKVASQFEVAKQFWSHQVKQGVLAEPKTFINPVPHIAFVWGDNVQFLEKRYAAMIQSPLFKGMKFTEDPAVIKQWAPLVMNDRDPSQKVAATRMDVGSDVNYGSITKQLVSHLNQNPNFKLQTSTEVTGISQNDDKTWTVAFKNLKTGKVDHVKTRFVFIGAGGAAVKLLQLTGLPEAKQYAGFPVGGEFLITDNPKITAEHTAKVYGRAELGAPPMSVPHIDTRYIDGKKYVLFGPFATYSNKFLKNGSQLDLLASTNKSNVLPMTTVGLENLDLVKYLVSQVMMSDEDRLNELRKYYPDAKAEDWRLSQGGQRVQIIKKEPGKPATLQFGTEIFASKDGAVTALLGASPGASTSPYIMLNLLEKAFPQQTEGKWNQKLHEIVVSYKQDLSKDPVLLDKVRQYTSSTLGLNYTSPFKAANDETAAAPVAKAN from the coding sequence ATGAAAAAGTTTTTGAAATACCTTCTGGTATTAATCATTCTTATTTTAATTGCAGGTATTGTTTTCTTGTTTAGACCAACTGCGTCAAAACAAGTAGAAACTGCAAAAGATGAGCCAGTTGTTGATGCTGTTCTTGTTGGCGGCGGCATCATGAGTGCCACTCTCGGTACTTATTTCACTGAGCTTGAACCAAACTGGCAAATTCGTATGTTTGAGCGTCTTGATCAAGTTGCTCAAGAAAGTTCAAACGGCTTTAACAATGCCGGAACAGGCCACTCTGGCTTTATGGAAATGAACTATACCGAAGAGAAAAACGGTAAGATGGAAATTGCCAAAGCTGAAAAAGTTGCTTCTCAATTTGAAGTTGCTAAACAGTTCTGGTCACATCAGGTAAAACAAGGTGTTTTAGCTGAACCAAAAACATTCATTAACCCAGTTCCGCACATTGCTTTCGTTTGGGGCGATAACGTTCAATTCTTAGAAAAACGTTATGCTGCCATGATCCAAAGTCCGCTGTTCAAAGGCATGAAATTTACTGAAGACCCAGCTGTAATTAAACAATGGGCACCTTTAGTCATGAATGACCGTGACCCTAGTCAAAAAGTTGCAGCAACTCGTATGGATGTTGGCTCTGACGTGAACTATGGTTCAATCACTAAACAATTAGTGAGTCATTTAAATCAAAATCCTAATTTCAAATTACAGACTTCAACTGAAGTGACTGGCATCAGCCAAAATGATGACAAAACTTGGACGGTGGCTTTCAAAAATTTGAAAACTGGTAAAGTAGATCACGTTAAAACACGTTTTGTATTTATCGGTGCAGGTGGTGCAGCAGTTAAATTATTGCAACTTACTGGTTTACCAGAAGCGAAACAATATGCTGGCTTCCCTGTTGGTGGTGAGTTCTTAATTACTGACAATCCAAAAATTACTGCAGAACATACAGCGAAAGTGTATGGCCGTGCTGAACTTGGTGCGCCTCCAATGTCTGTACCACATATTGATACACGTTATATCGACGGTAAAAAATATGTATTGTTTGGACCATTTGCAACGTATTCAAACAAGTTCCTGAAAAATGGTTCTCAGCTTGACTTGCTTGCATCAACAAACAAAAGCAACGTTTTACCAATGACCACTGTTGGCTTGGAAAACCTTGATCTTGTTAAATACTTGGTGAGCCAAGTGATGATGTCAGATGAAGACCGTCTCAATGAACTTCGTAAATACTACCCAGATGCGAAAGCTGAAGACTGGCGTTTAAGCCAAGGTGGTCAACGTGTTCAGATCATCAAAAAAGAACCGGGTAAACCAGCAACACTTCAATTCGGTACAGAAATCTTTGCGTCTAAAGATGGTGCTGTAACTGCATTGTTAGGTGCGTCGCCTGGTGCTTCGACTTCTCCATACATCATGCTTAACTTGCTTGAAAAAGCTTTCCCTCAGCAAACTGAAGGTAAGTGGAATCAAAAGCTTCATGAAATTGTAGTGTCTTATAAGCAAGACTTGAGCAAAGATCCTGTGTTACTCGACAAAGTTCGTCAGTACACAAGTTCTACGCTTGGCTTGAACTATACATCTCCGTTCAAAGCTGCAAACGATGAAACTGCTGCTGCCCCAGTTGCAAAAGCAAACTAA
- the betB gene encoding betaine-aldehyde dehydrogenase, producing the protein MSDVQVHQLYIHGRYVKATSGKTFNSINPANGETIAILQQASEQDIEAAVQSAQQGQKIWAAMTAMERSRILRRAVDILRERNDELARLETLDTGKAFSETSTVDIVTGADVLEYYAGLATAIQGEQVPLRESSFFYTRREPLGVVAGIGAWNYPIQIALWKSAPALAAGNAMIFKPSETTPLTAFKLAEIYTEAGLPDGVFNVVQGAGREIGQWLTEHPVIEKISFTGGVETGKKVMASAAGSTLKEVTMELGGKSPLIICEDADLNRAADIAVMANFFSSGQVCTNGTRVFVPKSLLADFEKAVVERVKRIHIGDPMTEDTNFGPLTSFPHMEKVLSFIESGKQQGAKVLIGGGRATEGELAKGAYVLPTVFSDCTDQMAIVQEEIFGPVMSILSYETEEEVIRRANDTTFGLAAGVVTQDISRAHRIIHQIEAGICWINTWGESPAEMPVGGYKQSGVGRENGLTTLGHYTRIKSIQVELGDYQSIF; encoded by the coding sequence ATGAGTGATGTACAAGTTCATCAATTGTATATCCATGGACGCTACGTTAAAGCAACCAGTGGTAAAACATTTAATAGTATTAACCCCGCCAACGGCGAGACAATCGCGATTCTTCAGCAAGCTTCTGAACAAGATATTGAAGCTGCTGTACAAAGTGCCCAACAAGGACAAAAAATCTGGGCTGCCATGACTGCCATGGAACGTTCACGTATTTTACGTCGTGCTGTCGACATTCTTCGTGAACGTAATGATGAGCTTGCCCGTCTTGAAACACTCGACACAGGTAAAGCTTTTAGCGAAACATCTACAGTCGATATTGTGACTGGCGCAGATGTACTCGAATACTACGCAGGACTTGCAACAGCTATTCAAGGTGAACAAGTTCCACTTCGCGAATCAAGTTTCTTTTATACACGCCGTGAACCTTTAGGCGTAGTTGCTGGTATTGGTGCTTGGAACTATCCAATTCAAATCGCTTTATGGAAATCTGCCCCTGCCCTTGCTGCGGGTAATGCCATGATTTTCAAACCAAGCGAAACCACTCCACTTACTGCATTTAAACTTGCAGAAATCTATACAGAAGCTGGCCTACCAGACGGCGTATTTAACGTGGTGCAAGGTGCTGGCCGTGAAATTGGCCAATGGCTCACTGAACATCCCGTGATTGAAAAAATCTCATTCACTGGTGGTGTGGAAACTGGCAAAAAAGTCATGGCAAGTGCTGCTGGCTCTACGCTAAAAGAAGTGACCATGGAACTCGGTGGTAAATCTCCACTGATTATTTGTGAAGATGCCGACCTGAACCGTGCAGCAGATATTGCAGTCATGGCGAACTTCTTTAGCTCAGGTCAGGTATGTACTAACGGTACACGCGTATTTGTTCCAAAATCACTTTTAGCTGACTTTGAAAAAGCTGTTGTAGAGCGTGTAAAACGTATTCACATTGGCGATCCAATGACTGAAGACACAAACTTCGGTCCGCTCACTAGCTTCCCTCATATGGAAAAAGTGTTGTCCTTCATTGAGTCAGGCAAACAACAAGGCGCTAAAGTGTTAATTGGTGGTGGTCGTGCGACCGAAGGCGAACTTGCCAAAGGCGCTTATGTACTACCGACAGTATTTAGCGACTGCACTGACCAGATGGCTATTGTTCAAGAAGAAATTTTTGGACCTGTCATGAGCATCTTAAGCTATGAAACTGAAGAAGAAGTCATCCGTCGTGCTAACGACACGACCTTTGGTCTAGCTGCCGGCGTTGTTACTCAAGACATCAGCCGTGCTCATCGCATTATTCACCAAATTGAAGCCGGTATTTGCTGGATTAACACTTGGGGTGAATCGCCTGCCGAGATGCCAGTTGGTGGCTATAAACAATCTGGTGTAGGCCGCGAAAATGGCTTAACCACGCTTGGGCACTATACCCGTATCAAATCTATTCAAGTTGAACTTGGCGATTATCAAAGCATTTTTTAA
- a CDS encoding homocysteine S-methyltransferase family protein: MKILDGGLGRELARRGAPFRQPEWSALALIEAPETVKEVHLDFINAGSEVITTNNYAVVPFHIGQERFETDGVRLIKVAIEQAKNAVKESGKNIKIAGCLPPLFGSYRADLFQPEQAKNLAEPIINTLAPEVDFWLAETQSCLKEVETVHALLPQDGKDYWVSFTLQDEIKQEQALLRSGENMQQVAAFVKQSNAKAVLFNCCQPEVILQAINEIKGLIPESVQIGAYANAFPPQDESATANDGLDEIRKDLDAPAYLGFAKQWQQAGASLVGGCCGIGPEHIAELSQFFKE, translated from the coding sequence ATGAAAATTTTAGATGGCGGTTTAGGCCGTGAATTGGCCCGTCGTGGCGCTCCGTTTCGTCAACCAGAGTGGTCTGCACTTGCACTCATTGAAGCACCAGAAACAGTAAAAGAGGTACATCTCGATTTTATTAACGCTGGTTCAGAAGTCATTACGACTAATAACTACGCTGTTGTGCCGTTTCATATTGGTCAAGAACGCTTTGAAACTGACGGCGTGCGTTTAATTAAAGTTGCAATTGAACAGGCAAAAAATGCGGTTAAAGAAAGCGGCAAAAATATCAAAATTGCAGGCTGCTTACCCCCGTTATTTGGTTCTTACCGTGCAGACCTGTTCCAACCTGAACAGGCTAAAAACCTAGCTGAGCCCATCATTAACACATTGGCACCGGAAGTAGATTTTTGGCTCGCTGAAACCCAATCTTGCTTAAAAGAAGTTGAAACAGTACATGCGTTATTACCACAAGATGGTAAAGACTATTGGGTGTCATTTACGCTGCAAGATGAGATTAAACAAGAACAAGCGCTACTCCGTTCAGGCGAAAATATGCAACAAGTGGCTGCTTTCGTCAAACAATCCAATGCCAAAGCAGTGTTGTTTAACTGTTGCCAACCTGAAGTGATCTTGCAAGCAATTAATGAAATTAAAGGACTTATTCCTGAGTCGGTACAAATTGGTGCTTATGCCAATGCTTTCCCACCGCAAGATGAAAGCGCTACCGCCAACGATGGTCTCGATGAAATTCGTAAAGACTTAGATGCTCCAGCTTATCTTGGTTTTGCTAAACAATGGCAGCAAGCAGGTGCAAGTTTAGTGGGCGGTTGCTGTGGTATCGGGCCAGAACACATTGCTGAACTTTCTCAATTTTTTAAAGAATAA